The Oscillospiraceae bacterium genome contains the following window.
GGAGACGATGGGGCGGATGGTGCCGAAGTAGTGCTCCTCCAGCTCCTGACCCTTGGACGGGGCAGAGCCGAACAGCGTGCGGCCGCACAGCACCAGATCAAGGCGCTTTAAGTAGTCCTCTTTCTTGATCAGGAAGTACTCCTGCTCGGGGCCGACGGTGGTTGCCACGCGCTCAACATCCTTGCCGAACAGGTGCAGCACCTTGCAGGCCTGATCAGAGATGGCCTGCATCGAGCGCAGCAGCGGGGTCTTTTTGTCCAGCGCCTCGCCGGTGTAGGAGCAGAACGCAGTGGGAATGCACAGCGTATCGTCCTTCACAAAGGCGTAGCTGGTGGGGTCCCAGGCGGTGTAGCCGCGGGCCTCGGCCGTGGCGCGCAGGCCGCCGGAGGGGAAGGAGGAGGCATCGGGCTCGCCCTTGATCAGCTCCTTGCCGGAGAACTCCATGATGGCAGTGCCGTCCGGCTGGGGGCTGACAAAACCGTCATGCTTCTCACTGGTGATGCCGGTCAGCGGCTGGAACCAGTGGGTGTAGTGGGTGGCGCCCTGCTCGATGGCCCAGCGCTTCATGACGCTGGCCACGACATTGGCGACCTCAAGGTCAAGCGGCTGACCCTTCTCGATCGTTGCCTTGAGGCTCTTGTAGGTCGAGCTGGGCAGACGCTCACGCATCTCATGCTCGTTGAAAACCTTGCTGCCGTAAAGCTCCATAACGGTTGCTGCCATACTTCTTACTCCTTTGTTACCTCTATTTACAGAAAAAGGACGCTGCGAAAACACATTCGCAGCGCCCTTGCTGTTATGCCTCTATTATACGGGGTAAGTCTGCAAAATGCAAGTGGCAATCTGACGAAAGCAGGGTGGGATTTTCAGTGGAAAACTGGCAGGATTGTGAGGTGCGTGCGGCGGACGGAATGTGGTATAATTTCAGATAAGAGATAAAAGATAGCAGGGGAGGCAAGGATAAACATGGAAATCGAACGCAAATGGATGGTCACGGGCTGGCCGGCGGGGCTGGAGCAGACCTCCGTATATAATATGGATCAGGGCTACATCAGTGTGCGCCCCACGGTGCGCATCCGGCGCGAGGCCCTGCAGGGCGGGCGCACGGCGCTGGTGCTCTGCTTCAAGGGCGAGGGCGGCCTGAGCCGCGAGGAGATCGAGACCGAGATCGACGCCGCACTGTTTGCGCGGCTTGAGCATCTGATCGGCAAGCCCCTGATCCACAAGGAACGCCGCGGCTATCAGCTGCCCGGCGGGCTGACGCTGGAGGTCAACTGCGTAGACCCAGACCTGCCCACCGCCTTCTGGTATGCCGAGGTCGAATTTGAGACCGAGGCCCAGGCCCTTGCCTGGGACCCTGCCGGCTGCGGCCTGGCCGACTACCTGCACGAGGAATGCACCGGCAAGCCCGGCAGCAGCATGGGCGAATACTGGCTGCAGACACGAAAATAAGGAAGCCTTCAGTCTACGCGCTAAGAGCCGCCTTCGGCGGTTGCGCTCCGACACGCGCCTGCGGGCGCAGCCCCGCAGGGGAAAGCGAAAATTTGCATTTGTAAAATTCCCCGCTTTCGCTTTACAAACGGGTGGAAAACGACTACAATAATAAGTAATTTATACTTCTTAACAGGAAATCCGAAAAAGGAGCAATGGTATGAAACGTCTTCTGCTTGTAATCGCGGCGCTGCTCTCCCTGACGGTGCTGATGACGGCCTGTAAAAAGGACGGCGATACGATCTCGACGCCCGCTGCATCGGACAGCACCGCTGCACAGGCCACCCCCGCCCCCACCGAGCTGCCCCCCTATGAGGCCAATGTCCTGACCGGTGAGCCCAAGGGTGCCGACTACCCCGAGGGGCAGCGCATCACGGCCGTCATGGTCAACAACATCGTGGCAGCCCGCCCCCAGCGCGGCCTGTCCAAGGCCGATATCCTGTTTGAGATCAAGGTCGAGGGCGGCATCACCCGCTTTATGCCTGTCTTTACCGATTATAAGACGATCGGCGAGGTCGGCCCCGTCCGCTCCGGCCGTGACCAGTTCTTCCGCCTGATTTTGCCCTGGCAGGCCCTGTATATCCACGAGGGCCAGTCCGTTGTCATGCAGCAGTACGCCATCGACTTTGATTACGGCAAGCTGAACAATAACGACGGTGCCAACGGCTACCGCGACTACGGCCGCGTAAACTGGGCCGGCAAGAGCTACAACAACGGCACGCTGGCGTTGGAGCATACGATGTACACCAACTCCGACAACATCGCAAACTATATCAGCAGCCAGAACGTGGATATGAGCCGCACCTACAACTCCACCTTCTTCAACTTTGTGGATTACCGCCTCGGCACCACCCGCGACCTGTCCAACAGCATCGACAGTGCCTACAGCGATAAGTACGGCCCTGTTGTCTCTGACGGCCAGTATGTCGAGATCGTCCACAGCCAGTCCTACAAGACCCGCTTCATCTATGACGAGGCCACGAACCAGTACAAGATGCAGCAGAACTACTCCGACGGCCAGTGGCGCGATACCGTGGACGAGGCCGCCGACAACAAGGTGCTGACCTTCCCCAATGTCATCGTGCTCTACACCGACATCCACACCTACCCCGGCCACGAGAAAACGGACCTGCAGTACGTTGAGTACGCATGGGGCGGCGTCGGCTACTACTGCTACGGCGGCAAGTGCGAGAAGATCTACTGGCAGAAGGGCACCCCGCTGGAGGCCCTGCGCCTGTACTACCTGAACGAGGACGGCACCTGCAGCGACACCCCGCTGGAGATCAACACCGGCAAGAGCTATGTGGCCGTGACCGACGTAGACTTTGCCGAAAACTTTGTCCACAGCACGCTGGACAATGTCGATCTGACGACCGCCACGACTCAGACCTATGAAAAGAGCTATGTGGAGGATACCGCCAAGGCCGGCGAGACGCTGGGCTCTTCCACCGATGACCTGACCGCCGCCGCCACCGGCAGCGGTGAGGCCGAGACCGTCACCGAGGCCCCCGCGCAGGAACAGGCCCCCGCAGAGGAGCAGGCCCCTGCTGAGGAGCAGGCCCCCGCCGAGGAGTCGGCTCCCGCACCGGAGCAGGCTCCCGATCAGCAGGAAAACACGGAGAACGCTGAGGGCAGCCAAGGCTAAGCAGCAATACCGCATAATTCTAAGTGCCGATACGGCGAGCGAGGTGCGGCAGCTGCAAAGCCAAAAGCGCAGATAATACTTTGTGTATTATCGAGCATTTTGGCAACGCAGATGCCGTGCCGCACACCGAGCCGCAGCGAGGCGCTTCGGAGCGCAACCGCCGCTTGCGGCGGCTCTTGGCGCGGAGATCCGCCGGAGCGGTGCTTAAGCCGTCAGGCGGGAATTGTGCGGTGTTGCCCTAAGCATCCATCGACAACGCGGCTCGCCCGGCGGGCCGCGTTGTTTTTATGAGAGAGGTACACTATGAGAAAATGGCAGGCATTGGGCAGCGCTGCAGCGCTGCTGGCGGCACTGCTGCTGGGGGGCTGCAGCGGGCAGCAGGCAGCGGCCACGCCGGAGCAGGCGGCCACGCCTTCCCCCGCAGCTACGGCAGAGCCGACCCCCGTTCCGGCCCCGGCAGGCAACCCGCTGACCGGTCTGGAGGACGGGGACTATACCGGCAAACGCCCGGTCGCTGTGACGCTGCGCACGCTGGACGGTGCCCAGCCCCAGTGGGGTGTGGCTGCCGCCGATGTGCTGGTCGAGGGTGTGACCGAGGGCAATACCGCAGGGCTGATGGCACTCTACGCGGATGTGGACCGCATCAGCAAGGCAGGGCCGGTCGGCCCCGGCCGGGATCTGTTTCTGCAGGTGGCACTGCCGCTCAACGCCGTGCCGGTCCACATCGACAAGAACATCTATGCTTCCAACCTGCTGAACACTCTTTCGTATCAGGATCTGGACGGCTATCACATCGGCAAGGCGGCCTTCGCCTTTGATCAGGGCCGTCAGGACGCGGGCTACCGCGAGGAAAACTGCTTCTACACCACCGGAGAGCTGATCCGCGCCGGACTGACGAGCTACGGCACCGCGCCGGAGGGCAGCAACACGCCGATCTTCCGCTTCGGTCTCCGGCCCGAGGTCACCCCTGAGAACCGCAACGGTATGAACCTGACTGTGACCTTCTCGCCGTCGGACAGTGAGCAGCTGAACTACAACACCGGCACCGGCCTGTATGAAAAGCTGAACAGCGACGGCTCCCCGATGACCGATGCCGACAACGGCCAGCAGGCGGCCTTCACCAATGTGTTCGTGCTGTATGCGTCCAGCGGCATCAAGGATGATGGCTACACCCGTCAGTACGATATGACCGGCGGCACCGGCCTCTACCTGCAGGGCGGCGCGTGGGAGCAGATCCACTGGACCAAGGAGGATGCCACCGGCCCGTTCAGTCTGACGGCTGCCGACGGCACGCCGCTGACCGTGACCCCCGGCAAGAGCTTTATCGCCATCTGGGGCGGCTATTATGGCCAGAGCCTGAGCCTGACTGCCGCCGATGGCAGCGCACAGACCCTGCCCGAAAAGCCCGCCCTGCTGGAGAGCGGTGTCCCCGATGACGCCGCAGCGGCCGCCGAGGCCGAGCTGCGCGGCGCACAGGAGCGCATTGACGCGCAGGCGGCCGTGGATCAGGCAAACGCGGATCTGGCCGAGGCCCAGAGCGCACTGGAACAGGCCCAGACCGCGCTGGACGCCGACAGCGAAAACGCGGACCTGCTTGCCGCCCGCGATGCCGCCCAGGCCCGCGTAGACGAGCTGAACCAGACCATCGCCGAAAAGCAGGCCATTCTGGACGCCGCCCCCGCAGAGACCCCGGCCCCGGAGGCACCCGCCGAGGAAGAACAACCGGCAGAATAAAAACAACTTGCAGGGTCGGCTGCCCGCATCCGCCCGCGTGACGCCGAGGACGCCGCCACCTGCAAATAAAAAATGCACCCGCTTTACCCAAAGCAGGTGCATTTTTGTTTGGAATTTCTGCTTCCTTCTTTGTAAAGAAGGAACAAAACCCCGCGTTATTCCATCCCGTCCAGATAGCCGTGCGGTACAACATCGTAAGCCTCGGCCAGATGGTCGCGCATCCACATCTCGGCGTCCAGCCGCACGCTGTAGCCCGCGCCCGGGTCGGTCATCCACTCCTCCGGCTTGCGGAAGGGCAGGGCGTGCTGGGACAGCATATTCATAATGACGCCGCCGTGGGTCACGCAGGCAGCCTCCTCGGTGTGGGTGCGCAGCATGTACTCAAACATCTTCATCAGCATCGACGAGGTACGGTTGAAAAACATCTGCCGGTCCTCGGCACCCTCGGGCACCGTGCGGCTGGTGGGGTCCATCCACTGGGCAAACTCCGGGTCCTTTACCAACTCCTGCATGGCGCGGCCCTCAAACTTGCCAAAGGCCATCTCACGCAGGTCGTCCAGCTCGATCTGCCGCACGCCCGGGAACAAAATCTCCGCCGTCTCGGTGGCGCGCTTCATCGGGCTGGTGAACACCAGCGGCACCTGCGGGTAGTCGAAATCTTTCTTCAGCGTTTTCAGCTGGGCGCGGCCCTCGGCGCAGAGCGGCAGATCACTGCCGCTGCCGATGTAAAGCCCCTGCAGGTTGCCCTCCGTCAGGCCGTGCCGGATCAAGTGAAGCTTATAATATTTCACGGTATGTTCTCGCTTTCCTCATGGTTTCACCTATGGCGGTGCTGCGCGGCTGCACAGTACTGCATTATCAGCATACCCTAAAATCAGCCCCTGCGCAACCGCAAAAGGTTACAATTTGGTTACAACCGAGATAAGGCACACCGAACTGCCAAATTTTGGCCACAATATTTATAGCTGTACCCGCTGTAGAATGACTAAATGTAGGAAAAAACGCGCAGTTCGGCGTTTTGACAACCAAGGCAGCACAAAATCTGTCGAAAATTCTGGTTTACAAAGTGTTTTCCACCCGTTATAATATACAGCGTGTAGAAAATACGGCAGGGGCACTACTGCGGCCCGGCAGCAATGCCGGCACTGCCCCGGAACAGGATATACGGATCATGGGGATCGAATTCAATCGCATTATCACGCTGCTGCGCAAGGAGCGCGGCATCACCCAGAAGCAGGCGGCACAGGATCTTGGCATCAGTCAGGCACAGCTCTCTCACTATGAGAAGGGCATCCGCGAGTGCGGCCTTGCGTTTGTGGTGCAGGTGGCGGACTATTACGATGTCAGCTGTGACTATCTGCTGGGCCGCAGTGCAGAGCGCAGCGGGCAGACCATCTCAGTCGAGGAACTGCCAGAGGGAAACTCCGCCACCGGCGGCAGCGTCTATCGCGGCAGTGTGCTGCCCACGATGTACAAAAAGCTTATCGAAAACTCGCTGGACATCCTCTATGACAAGCTGCAGGAAAGCCGCGACAAGCAGCTTGTTGTGGGCGTCAGTGAGTACCTGATGCTGGCCGTCTACAAGATGTTCCGCCAGATGTACGAGGCCTCGCCCAAGAATGTCAGCGGCATGTTCCGCATCGGCTCGGCGCGGTGGAGCAGCAGCGCCGATGCCGCCATGAGCGTGGCAGAGGGTGATCTGTCCGCCGCCCTGACCGGGGAGGACGGCACCCGCGACAGCCTTGAGCCTGCCACGCTGGCCCTCAGCACCGATCAGCTGGCACGGGACTATCCGCGCCACGCGACTAGCCTGTTCAACCTCGTCAAAAATGCCGAGGAATCGATGCGCGGCCTGAAAAAGGGCGAGTGACCCCCGCTGTACGATACAAACCAAAGAGAGAGCGTACCGGCCTGCAGGCTGGTACGCTCTCTTTTTAAGGACGCGGCCGCTTATTTCGACAGCGCCTTGCGGCAGGCGGGGCAGATATACTTGCCGTGCAGCAGCACCGCATCGGGCGAAATGTCGCCGCAGAATACGCAGCTGCCCTGGGCGTGGTACTTGCGCAGAACGATGGCCTCCCCATCGGTAAAAATCTCCAGCGGGGTGTCCGGCGTAATGCCGTAGGTATTGCGCAGTTCCTTCGGCAGGACCACGCGGCCCAGACTGTCAATGCTGCGAACGATACCGGTAGAAATCATTTTGGTACCTCCTGTTTTGTATTCCGGCACAGTGTGTCGAAAAACGATGCTCGACTGATAGAACTGTCGAAGCGTGTACCCCTATTATACGAGTTGTTGGCAGCGTTGTCAATATTTGGCAAAAATAAAATATGTAGATACATCGTTTTATTTTTGGAAGCTACAATGAAAAAACGAAAAAACGGACGAGTTTTTCATATATTGCAACATTTTTACATTACAACAGTTTTGACACGGGTTGAACATATGTACAAAAAAGCGATGCGCCCGCGCGGGGCGCATCGCCGTATACCTATTATATAAGGATGCCGTTGCAGTGGTCCACCTCATGCTGGATGATCTGGGCAGTCCAGCCGGTGAAATTCTTTACATGGGTCTGCATCGCACGGTCCTGCCACTGGACCTTGATAGTCCTGTGGCGCCGCGCCCTGCGCTGCCCCTGCAGAGAAAGACAGCCTTCCTCGGTGAGGTAAGGACCCTTGCGGTAG
Protein-coding sequences here:
- a CDS encoding histidine phosphatase family protein, which produces MKYYKLHLIRHGLTEGNLQGLYIGSGSDLPLCAEGRAQLKTLKKDFDYPQVPLVFTSPMKRATETAEILFPGVRQIELDDLREMAFGKFEGRAMQELVKDPEFAQWMDPTSRTVPEGAEDRQMFFNRTSSMLMKMFEYMLRTHTEEAACVTHGGVIMNMLSQHALPFRKPEEWMTDPGAGYSVRLDAEMWMRDHLAEAYDVVPHGYLDGME
- a CDS encoding helix-turn-helix transcriptional regulator, with the protein product MGIEFNRIITLLRKERGITQKQAAQDLGISQAQLSHYEKGIRECGLAFVVQVADYYDVSCDYLLGRSAERSGQTISVEELPEGNSATGGSVYRGSVLPTMYKKLIENSLDILYDKLQESRDKQLVVGVSEYLMLAVYKMFRQMYEASPKNVSGMFRIGSARWSSSADAAMSVAEGDLSAALTGEDGTRDSLEPATLALSTDQLARDYPRHATSLFNLVKNAEESMRGLKKGE
- a CDS encoding DUF3048 C-terminal domain-containing protein, whose translation is MRKWQALGSAAALLAALLLGGCSGQQAAATPEQAATPSPAATAEPTPVPAPAGNPLTGLEDGDYTGKRPVAVTLRTLDGAQPQWGVAAADVLVEGVTEGNTAGLMALYADVDRISKAGPVGPGRDLFLQVALPLNAVPVHIDKNIYASNLLNTLSYQDLDGYHIGKAAFAFDQGRQDAGYREENCFYTTGELIRAGLTSYGTAPEGSNTPIFRFGLRPEVTPENRNGMNLTVTFSPSDSEQLNYNTGTGLYEKLNSDGSPMTDADNGQQAAFTNVFVLYASSGIKDDGYTRQYDMTGGTGLYLQGGAWEQIHWTKEDATGPFSLTAADGTPLTVTPGKSFIAIWGGYYGQSLSLTAADGSAQTLPEKPALLESGVPDDAAAAAEAELRGAQERIDAQAAVDQANADLAEAQSALEQAQTALDADSENADLLAARDAAQARVDELNQTIAEKQAILDAAPAETPAPEAPAEEEQPAE
- a CDS encoding CYTH domain-containing protein; protein product: MEIERKWMVTGWPAGLEQTSVYNMDQGYISVRPTVRIRREALQGGRTALVLCFKGEGGLSREEIETEIDAALFARLEHLIGKPLIHKERRGYQLPGGLTLEVNCVDPDLPTAFWYAEVEFETEAQALAWDPAGCGLADYLHEECTGKPGSSMGEYWLQTRK
- a CDS encoding AbrB/MazE/SpoVT family DNA-binding domain-containing protein, which gives rise to MISTGIVRSIDSLGRVVLPKELRNTYGITPDTPLEIFTDGEAIVLRKYHAQGSCVFCGDISPDAVLLHGKYICPACRKALSK
- a CDS encoding DUF3048 domain-containing protein, with the protein product MKRLLLVIAALLSLTVLMTACKKDGDTISTPAASDSTAAQATPAPTELPPYEANVLTGEPKGADYPEGQRITAVMVNNIVAARPQRGLSKADILFEIKVEGGITRFMPVFTDYKTIGEVGPVRSGRDQFFRLILPWQALYIHEGQSVVMQQYAIDFDYGKLNNNDGANGYRDYGRVNWAGKSYNNGTLALEHTMYTNSDNIANYISSQNVDMSRTYNSTFFNFVDYRLGTTRDLSNSIDSAYSDKYGPVVSDGQYVEIVHSQSYKTRFIYDEATNQYKMQQNYSDGQWRDTVDEAADNKVLTFPNVIVLYTDIHTYPGHEKTDLQYVEYAWGGVGYYCYGGKCEKIYWQKGTPLEALRLYYLNEDGTCSDTPLEINTGKSYVAVTDVDFAENFVHSTLDNVDLTTATTQTYEKSYVEDTAKAGETLGSSTDDLTAAATGSGEAETVTEAPAQEQAPAEEQAPAEEQAPAEESAPAPEQAPDQQENTENAEGSQG